The genomic stretch agaattgtttaccaaaactaagttattgggttgatctgttatattttctaggttgatagaagcactggggaccaattatagcacttaaacataaaaaagtctaattttcgtgatatgtcccctttaaagaaagCTCCGACAGAAATGTACCTCTATGTCAGAGATGGCCGAGTTGAGAGTGCAAGACCAGTTGACCAGTCTCTTGCTTCTGTAGATCACGCCCTCCTCGTGCATGCGTATAAAAGCCTCCTGGACTGCAAATGACAGTTTCTGCATGCAGACAGTGTTACAGACGATTAAAGACAGACAGCTTTCATCACTGCAAAATGAATAAACTGACTACATAATGATTGGCAACTGTGCATCTCTTTGGGTTTTATGCAAAATACTTACAGTATCCATGGTGAAACAAGCTCTGTCCCAGTCTAGAGAGGAGCCCAGCTTCCTCAGCTGGTGGTAGATACGATCTCCCTTTCTGTCCAATACCAAAAAGAAggaacaatttttttatttaagctaaATTATCCATCAACATCCTTTCCTTCTCTTCTCATACTCACTCGTTCTTCCACTTCCAGACCTCCTGGATGAAGTTCTCTCTCCCGAGGTCATGTCTGctcatctgtctctctctcatcaGTTTCTTCTCCACCACCACCTGTGTGGCGATACCAGCATGATCACAGCCAGGGTTCCACAGTGTGGTCTCTCCTCTCATCCTGTGCCTGCATCATCATACAGCGAACAAACAGATTTAGTCATGCATTATTTATGAGGTATCATCTACATCTGGTCTTGTAATGTGATGTAATGTAAAGTCTTAATGTAATTACTATACAGTATAACACTGTTATTACTGTACTTGCTAAAATTGTATAACAATCATGTTAATTATTCATAATAAGCATGACGTTACCATCTGGTCAAGGTGTCCTGAATAGCATTGGTTAAGGCGTGGCCAAGGTGCAGGGATCCGGTCACATTGGGCGGGGGAATACACATCATAAACACTCCACGCGAGTTGGGCTCACTTACGCTCTTCCTCTGATTAATCATAGCAGAGAAACAACAGAGTTAGCATTGTATGTACACCAACATTCAAAGGCCTactacttattttttcacattttgaaataataGTAGACTCATGACAATAAAATAACATGCCTAATAAAGGAAACCTTGTAATGACAAGAATACACCTTAATATcataatatttcaaaataatgtgaAACGTTAATGAAATGAACCTAAACCTTTGAATGACAGTGTGTATAGGGTTTACTGTATTAAGGAAAATCTAGATAAAATGTAATAGATTATTGTCCTCCCATATTCAGGCTTAAAGAACCCCTGTTTCTCCCACCAGGGGTACCAGGCAGCTTCCACATACTGAGGACTGTATGAATCAGGTAGAGGACTTAAGACATCTAAAACACATTAAAGATCATGCGAAATAATCAGCTATGCATCAAGTAACCTCAAAACAATGAAACTGACAAAACAAACAACGACACACATCTTTTTTCTCTCCGGGTGGAGTGGGGATGTTGTAGGAGATCACACCCAATTCCTTCTTCTCAGGTTTGGCTTTTTTCTATTTGAGCAAAATAAGACTAAGAAGCatgacaaataaaaacattttttatcttCAGTAAAAGAGAATATTGCTCTACTTCTGTCTGAGGTTGCTGCTTCTTTTTCTCTTCCATATCCTTCTTCTGTTGAAACTTCTCTAACTTTTCACGCTTCTTggcctctttcttcagctgagcctCCGTTTTGGGAGGACCTGAGAGTAACAAGCAAACAACAAATGAACACTAATGAATTAGAGATTGATTtgacacaattacacacacagaTTCTTACCATTACCAGCTGCATTGCTGGATGCATCATGGGTGGCACCGTTGTTGGTGGCTGTGGTGGGTTTGGGTGTCACTGGGCCCATTTTCTCACACAgtgatattttacccaacacTTTCAGGAACTGTGGCTGGTTCACGCAAGTCCCAAACCATCTGGTCACATTCACCAATGACTTCCTGTCTGCAGGTTCCAATGCCTTTAAGAGAAATAAGGTACACTGTGATTTCTTATAATCATTCTTATGGTAACAGTACTACTCAATACCAAttcttaaaaatgttaatttaataacaaaaaatttaaaatggttACAAAAGTGCACTCACATATTTGAATGGCAGCAGAGATGCCATAGCAACAGCCATATCTGCCAGAGTTACACCCTCCCCGACCAGAAACGTCCGCGTTTCTAAGGTCTTATCTAAAACTTTAAGCACACGTAGCAGCTCTGCCCGGGAACTCTGCTGAACCTACAGAGAAAAGTCATTTAAGATTAAGATACTCCATCAGAAGTAGGGACaccatatactgtatacatcatattaaagcacaaacacacagaatcACCTTCTTGTCAACTCCCATGACCCCAAGCAGAGGGAATGTCACAGCACAAGCCACAGGCGTTAACTCATTGTCAGCGAAGCTCAGCCATTGCCACACCTGACTTTCTTGTTTCTTGTCGCTGCCTGTACGTTTACCAGCTGCAGCCAGGTACCAGCTCACAGCGTTGGCACCAGTGATCACCGCCCCACCAGCACCAGCCGAAACCAGTGCCGGACGAGATCTGGCAACCTCAGCCGGAGGATCCTCATGCACTGCTCTTGGAGGCGATTGGCAGTACTCAGCAGCGATCAATGGCAACAGACTCCTGAAGTCATCAGGGTGGGGAGAGATGTAAAGAGTGTCCATCTAGCTTTatttaaaagagaaaacattAGATCATGAGCAATAATTCACAGCAGTGTTGTACAGTGTGCACCTTTATCAGCCCTCAATCTCTTTAATAGAACAAAAGTACTATGAGATGATCAAGACTGGGGCACCTTCCTCTAAGTCACGTGATCAAACAAGACAAAAGAGACGCTAAtatttctttcattttctaTTACACACAATACTGACTTTTTCGTAATCataccataaaaataaaatatagaaatggttaaaaataaaagcagTAGGAATATTCATGACTTTATTAATGCTTTCTGGTCGCTTGTGCGTAATCTTTTGATAATTTACCTTACAATTACATTATAATTAATTTTTGACTTATAACTGGAGACTTCTGAAGTAGCTAATGGCTAAACACATGCTCTATAAGATAGCTATACATGCCGGTAAAgtttagaaaaataaataagttaTAGTCTCTTTTAAAAACCCTTTATCCTGATATAATAATAAACCTTAAGTCGTACTGAATATATTAATTTCTCACCTAGGAAACAGAGGTAAACGTCAGCCTAAATCCAGCATGAAGTGACTTCTTCAGGGGCTGCCGTAAAGCTATATATACAGTCGTAAGAGTCCCGTCTGACGCAATAATCCTGCAACAGCGGAGTCACCAGCAGGGGCgctctgatgtaactaaatagaAATCCTTTACTTTATCatcacatttaaagggatagttcactttaaaatgaaaattctctcatcatttacaaatcctcatgttgttctaaacctgtatgaattaattttttctggtgaacacaaaagaagatattttgagaaatgatggtaaacacacagcagatagtgaccactAACTTCCACAGTAGGgaaaaaagtattgtgataaatgattgtaagcacacagttgagggtacccattaaattccaccatatttttttattcctactatggaagtctatggtcactatatgctgtgtgtttaccatcatttcttaaaatatctacTTTTGTggttatcagaaaaaaaattcatacaggtttaacgattttttaaatacaattttgtaaagaacattctgtgaaaatacaaccttgatatctttcagATTTACCTTcatgattgaaatcaatgtgaaatcaatgatttaaatcaaattttgatGCGACTTATCTTAAAATTACAtcatgagactttagtctggatttcagaGATACCCCATAtgtctatttaaaaatatacaaaaagtgGCCATAAATATATtggctgaaatatattttggaatgtgtttaccaaaatatattttcaccGATATATTTTGTGGccatttttagtatatttttaaatatattttaaaagtaaatacatttaaagcattAAACGCCTTCCATATATTTCAATCTTGTAAAGATAAGagttttaaaaaggttaaaattaaatatattttcaacttcaaaaatatacattataaaattaacttgtattaagcatatatttaaaatattgttaGGCATGTAAAATTTAAGGGTAAGAAATATATTTGCTTacccttgaaatacattttaaatatatgttgatatatgaaggttaaaactaaatatatttccaaattcaaaaatatattcaattgagcATAACATTCTACAAAATGcatttatcatatatttaaaatatatttatggcCAGAGAAATGCATTTTTTGCCATATTGGACATGTTTATTACTGGTGGTACCATTCTAAATGATGAGTAAAAAGTGATGTTTCAATTCATATTTgtctgcatttttatttattctcatttttataattaaatcTCATTCAGATGCACTGTAGATTCAAGTATATAACACAGAAGTGGACCTTGCtctttttaataaatacataataataGATCGTTCAATACAGATTGCATAACTCAAAGGTTTTTATTGCATCATATAAACCATGACACATCGCAGAGCTTACATGTCAGATGAAATAACAAACATTTCACAACAATAACATCATCTTTTTTTTAGATGTCATCATAAACATTGCAGCATCTTGAACTTTGTTATAAATCACCCCAAACACCTTCATTTCCACAACAGATCTTTAGTAATTTCATAATACTGCAGCCCAAAACAAAGCCTTtataaaagaattaaaaaactaatatgtattttatagtttatgtctttctgtctgttttaaGGCAACATGTAAAGTTGTTTTTCATCCATATTCACATGCTATATAATATTTGGTGCGCTGTTGGCAAGACACTATTTTAGTATAATATGCAAATCAGTTGTTAAACATTAGCATACACAATTCTATTCACCAGCCACTTCAGGTGTATGTACTTCTGATGGAGGCTGGATTTCAGGTAACTCCACTACAGACGATCCCCCCCAGCTGTCTTCAAAAGCTTCCTGCACATTCTCTATTGTATTCCCCACCACCCCAAATACAACAGACGCCGCCATTTTAAGCAGATTGCCCACACCCTTTCCACTTACCCAGGTAAGTTTTCCTATCCCACAACCCACTGTTGACATCTGGTGGCCCAATTCTGAGCATAACGCATACATGTAGTCTAGCATCTGGTAACAGATTGACCCAAGCACCACCTTGCAGATCGTAAAACCATTACATACTGTGCCCATCATCAAACATAGGACATCCCACACCAGTGTGCCAATGCCTACGAATCCCTCCTGGAGCACCAGCAGCAGACTGTTGACCAGCAAACTGACACATGAGTAAAGCGTACATGTAGTTACCTCCCCAGTCTCGTACAAGGTGTTAAAAACACGTGAAACCCCAGATGACACACCTGAGCCCAGATTGCTAACTAGGGTTAGGCTGTCAACAGGTACAGAAGCTAAAACGCACAGATCTTCCTTGACAACATATGCGACCTGAAATGGAAAATTGATGACTCTGTTTACAATCGGAGAGAAAGGAGTATAAAGGAGTGAGACGGTGGAAGATAAAACATATAATACGACAGACTCCGAGCTCTCATTGGTGCTCTCCTGAAGGTCCATCTCTGAGTCCAAGGAAGATGTGTAGCTTTGGTCTTCACTGTTGACATGCCGTGATGTCACTTCTTCATTTTCTAAGTCTGATGTTTCCAGTACTGTCTGTTTGGCTACATCCGTCTCACTTTGCACCTCAGACGAGGATGTTTGGATGCTGTTGAGCTGCTCTGTAATGAGTGATGTGAACTTTGAACTGTGATCTCCTTCCCCGCCACAGCCTCCCGAAAACAGGCCTGTAACTCCTATCAGCTCCTCTAATGCCTTAATGCTCACTACCTTCACCTCCCCACCCTTTATTAGCCCAACACTGAACCTGTCATTCTCATTTGAAGCAGCACAACACACTGCTGACCACAACTCTTTCCCTCCACATTCATTAAATCTTCCCACACCACTTTGCACATATATTTCCCCACTTGTCTTTGAGCACATTGGTATGACCGAGCTCCGTATCAGTCCTGCTGTCAGAGTGTCCCACTTCAA from Misgurnus anguillicaudatus chromosome 10, ASM2758022v2, whole genome shotgun sequence encodes the following:
- the si:ch73-54f23.2 gene encoding uncharacterized protein si:ch73-54f23.2 isoform X2, which codes for MPFALPRLAVCVYAVLNVVLVWANTHTVLDPGFSHCKECFFKGTPPSSLSEVGLEQRCHRQLTGRPFASLYNTGCQTTVYTALHLSQANGWGRGEQDKDAEGQINEDSHVAIPALYTETIGETPSSSNSPLLKWDTLTAGLIRSSVIPMCSKTSGEIYVQSGVGRFNECGGKELWSAVCCAASNENDRFSVGLIKGGEVKVVSIKALEELIGVTGLFSGGCGGEGDHSSKFTSLITEQLNSIQTSSSEVQSETDVAKQTVLETSDLENEEVTSRHVNSEDQSYTSSLDSEMDLQESTNESSESVVLYVLSSTVSLLYTPFSPIVNRVINFPFQVAYVVKEDLCVLASVPVDSLTLVSNLGSGVSSGVSRVFNTLYETGEVTTCTLYSCVSLLVNSLLLVLQEGFVGIGTLVWDVLCLMMGTVCNGFTICKVVLGSICYQMLDYMYALCSELGHQMSTVGCGIGKLTWVSGKGVGNLLKMAASVVFGVVGNTIENVQEAFEDSWGGSSVVELPEIQPPSEVHTPEVAGE
- the si:ch73-54f23.2 gene encoding uncharacterized protein si:ch73-54f23.2 isoform X1, producing MPFALPRLAVCVYAVLNVVLVWANTHTVLDPGFSHCKECFFKGTPPSSLSEVGLEQRCHRQLTGRPFASLYNTGCQTTVYTALHLSQANGWGRGEQDKQDAEGQINEDSHVAIPALYTETIGETPSSSNSPLLKWDTLTAGLIRSSVIPMCSKTSGEIYVQSGVGRFNECGGKELWSAVCCAASNENDRFSVGLIKGGEVKVVSIKALEELIGVTGLFSGGCGGEGDHSSKFTSLITEQLNSIQTSSSEVQSETDVAKQTVLETSDLENEEVTSRHVNSEDQSYTSSLDSEMDLQESTNESSESVVLYVLSSTVSLLYTPFSPIVNRVINFPFQVAYVVKEDLCVLASVPVDSLTLVSNLGSGVSSGVSRVFNTLYETGEVTTCTLYSCVSLLVNSLLLVLQEGFVGIGTLVWDVLCLMMGTVCNGFTICKVVLGSICYQMLDYMYALCSELGHQMSTVGCGIGKLTWVSGKGVGNLLKMAASVVFGVVGNTIENVQEAFEDSWGGSSVVELPEIQPPSEVHTPEVAGE